Proteins from one Carcharodon carcharias isolate sCarCar2 chromosome 19, sCarCar2.pri, whole genome shotgun sequence genomic window:
- the LOC121291549 gene encoding ras-like GTP-binding protein RHO: MTTVRRKLVVVGDGGCGKTSLLFVLSKDEFPEGYVPTVFDTYVADIVVDEKQVELALWDTAGQEDYDRLRPLSYPDTDVILICFSVDTPDSLSNIPDKWMPEVRHFCPGVPMVLVGNKRDLRSDQQVRKELARTKKEPVRWEEGQAMAERIGAYAYLECSAKHKEGVWEVFETATRATLKASEPGCFGCGCVLM; the protein is encoded by the coding sequence ATGACGACTGTAAGGAGGAAGTTGGTGGTGGTCGGCGATGGTGGCTGTGGTAAAACAAGCCTGTTGTTTGTGTTAAGCAAGGATGAGTTCCCAGAAGGTTATGTCCCCACCGTCTTTGACACCTACGTGGCCGACATCGTGGTGGACGAGAAGCAAGTGGAACTGGCGCTCTGGGACACGGCCGGTCAAGAGGACTACGACCGCCTACGGCCCCTCTCCTACCCGGACACCGACGTCATCCTGATCTGCTTCTCGGTGGACACCCCCGACTCGCTGAGCAACATCCCGGATAAGTGGATGCCCGAGGTCAGGCACTTTTGCCCCGGCGTGCCCATGGTGCTGGTGGGCAACAAGAGAGACCTGCGGAGCGACCAGCAGGTCCGCAAGGAGCTGGCCAGGACCAAGAAGGAGCCGGTGAGGTGGGAAGAGGGCCAGGCCATGGCGGAGAGGATCGGGGCCTACGCTTACCTGGAATGCTCGGCCAAGCACAAAGAAGGCGTCTGGGAGGTTTTCGAAACAGCCACCAGGGCCACCTTGAAAGCCTCGGAGCCGGGATGCTTTGGGTGCGGGTGTGTGCTGATGTAA